AGATCGTCCATTTCAGTTTTTTTGAAGAACCACATATTAACTCATTAACCAGTGCAAAATGTTCATCTAATTAATTTGTAGTCTTATAGATGCAAATTGTTGCTTTatggaaatatttttatatttgttacttttttgcacagatacataaatatacatatatccatacatatacaggtgctggtcatataattagaatatcgtgaaaaagttcatttttttattgtaaattattttaaaaaatgaaactttcatatattctagattccctacatgtaaagtaaaacatttcaaaagtttttttttgtaaatttgttgattagagcgtacagctaatgaaagtccaaaatccagtatctcaaaatattagaatatttacatttgagtttcattaaatgaccatccctacagtataaaatccgggtatcttttgttttttgaaaccacactaatggggaagactgctgacttggcaatggtccaggagacaatcattgacaccctccacaaagagagtaagtcacagaaggtcattactgaatggggtggctgtttacagagtgaaatatcaaagcatattaaatgcaaagttgactggaaggaagaaattgggtaggcaaaggtgcacaagcaacagggatgaccgcaagcttgacaatactgtcaagtaaagccgattcaaacacttgggagagcttcacaatgagtagaatgaagccggagtcagcacatcaagagtcaccacactcagacatcttcaggaaaaggactaccaagccacttctgaaccacagacaatgtcagaagcatcttacctgggctaaggagaaaaagaactggacagtgaacagtggtcgaaagtcctcttttcagataaaagtaaattttgcatttcatgttgaaatcatggtcccagagtctgaaggaagactggagaggcacagaatccaagctgcttgaagtctagtatgaagtttctgaagtcaataatgatttggggggggcgtgacgtctgctggtgttggtccattgtgttttatcaagtgcaaagtcaatgcagccatcttccaggagattttgaagcactttatgcttccatctgctgacaagctttatggagatgctgatttccttttccagcaggactttagcacctgcccacagtgcaaaaaccacttccaagtggtttgctgaccatgatattactgtgctttattggccagccaatatgcctgacctgaatctatgggattttttcaagagaaagatgagaaacagtcgatccaacaatatacagatgatctgaaggctcaatagtgcctcagcagtgccacaggctgatcacttccatgccacacttcactgatgcagtaatttgtgctaggagcaagtcatttgctgtaatacgtcctgccgatcaagtattgagtgcacaaaagaacatactttaaagaactttaacttttctgttttgcaaatccattttttgattgattttaggaaatattctaatattttgaaatactggattttggactttcatgagctgtacgctctaatcatcaaaatttaaaaaaaaaacttttgaaatgttttactttacatgtagggaatctagaatatatgaaagtttcatttttaaaaataatttataataaaaaaatgaactttttgatgatattctaattatatgaccagcacctgtacatatataaacactcaccggccactttattaggtacacctgttcaatggcttgttaatgcaaatatctaatcagccaatcacatggcagcaactcaatgcattaaggcatgtagacatggtcaagatgaTTTGCTGAATTTCAAAAttagcatcagaatggggaagaaaggtgattaaagtgactttgaacgtggcatggcacagcagcagaagacacaccggTGCCACTCAGCTGACAGGAGAACagcaaactgaggctacaattcacacagAATCACCAAAACTAGACAATAGAAGATTtgaaaaacattgcctggtctgatgagtctcgatttctgctgcgacattcagatgttagggtcagaatttggtgtaaacaacatgaaagcatggatccatcctgccttgtatcaacggtTCAGGCTGCCGCTGGTGTAATGGTGGgagagatattttcttggcacactttgggcctcttagtaccaattgagcatcttttaaacaccacagcctacctgagtattgttagTGACCATGTCAATCCCTTTATGACCAGTgtaccatcttctgatggctacttccaggaGGATAACGCGacgtcacaaagctcaaatcatctcaactggtttcttgaacatgacaatgagttcgctagactcaaatggcctccacagtcaccagatctcaatagAGCAGCTTCGGGATGTGGAGGAACAGGAGATTCACATAatggatgtgcagccgacaaatctgcagcaactgtgtgatgatatcatgtcaatatggagcAAAATGGATGGATCATGTCAATACGGGTCCAACccggtactagcaaggtgtacctaataaagtggccagtgagagtgtgtgtgtgtgtgtgtgtgtgtatatatatatatatatatatatatataagttgtctgataaaaacatttctatatttatgaatcaaattacaaataattacagaaatttagCACAGTGAAATGCAGTACCCGCTTGCTGTGCACGGTTCAACTGCTGTCCTGTGCGAACCAAATCATCAGGAGATCGCAATCCCTCTCTAAACCAGCGATCTGCCGTCCGCACACCCACCCCAAAAATACCAGTTAGTGCCTGCAGAAAAGGAAGATGCAACTTCATAATTCACAAACTAAAGGCAAGAAATCAggcatttcatttataatggcAGATGGCAGTACATAGTATGAGTAGTAAAACAGCACATAGTATGAGTAGTATGGAAGTATGGCATTTTTGAACATACCCATCATTACCTTCATGGCATGATATTGCTCTGATCGTCTCGTTGACTCAACTTCTCTTGATGATCCATCTTCTAAAATCTCCTAAATGGTGATATAAGCTTCTTAACAAATATATCTAGATAATATAGATTTTTGAGAgaagtttacatttatgcattcgGCAGGCACATTTTATTAGTTCTCATTTTTtctgggaattgaacccatgaaCTTGGCATGTTTAAGCTACAGGAAAGCATAATTGTCACCTTTATAACCCTCTGTGAATGGTCCCCCAGGCAGGGCAAAGACCTCAGATCCTCCATGCTCTTCACTCGATAGGGAAGTGCCTTTAGGACTGAAGCTGCCCGTCTAAAAGCGACGCTCCGTCCTTCATTGTCATTATATTCGGCATTTTGTGCCAAGATTTCAAGAGCGTCCTACAGGACAGAGTGTCAAATAGCTGTTCATCTTCAGCTCAATGGAAGTGAATAATCAGAAAGCAGTTGAGACATTAAATAACTCACTGTTAGAAAATAATTGTGGTGTTTCAAAGGTGTTCGTCTTTGACAGGCGTAACTTTTCATCAGCATTGCAGCTGGGTCTATGTTGGGTTTTGGGTTAACCTGCAACACatttacatacttttttaatcCAAAATGTCCATAAAAGCAGACTCAGCAAATGAGATCTGCCCTTGTACCTGTAATGTGTGTCTATCCTGAACTGTAACGGGATGTCCCGCCTCCATGCTCTCCGTAAACCACCTGATGTCCAACAAACAGACAGAACTGGAAGTGTCTTGTCCTGTTTGGTTGTCCAGCCAGGCCTGGACTTCATCTCCGCTGTTGTTTTCTGACACAATATGTGTGATGGAGGAACTGTAAGAGAAAACAGACAGGAATATTCCAAAAGTTATCTTTCATGACAGgagttttcaatcttttagatgccaTGGACcctcaaatatgatcatccttGTCTGGGGGACTCATCCTAACATTTAAAAGGCATCTATCATGTATAAACACCCAATTTATACACTGAAAAAttgatattaacattattatatatttttttctactcaTTATAGTGATGTACAacagtatgttttatttatttattttaatccaaTTATTAGATTAACAACCCCTGTTTTATGGTACCCCTACAAAAAAGTACTGTGGAAATACCATGGTAAAGTGATGGTTCGTAATGTAAACATACCTGTAGGTTTCTTTAATAAGAAATCCTTTGCTCCGTCCTAATCGTGTAAGAAATGCTCTTCTAGATGTTCCCATCTTTCTCTCCAAGATGAATATAGAAACATTGGGAAATTTACAGGTGTCATTTTGTTGGCTTACAGTTAGAGATAATTTCCTGCGTTTTAATGGGATCATAATCTAGAATAAACGCTTTAGATCCCCCTTCTGCCAACTTCAACCACCTCATCTGTCACTACAGAGCAGATAAAAAACCCCTGCACTTCCACAAGACTGAGGGAAAAGATGTCACGTGTgagtcacagaaaaaaaaaaatgtaggtacAACGTCGATTTTTATTATACAAGTGCGCGT
The DNA window shown above is from Ctenopharyngodon idella isolate HZGC_01 chromosome 10, HZGC01, whole genome shotgun sequence and carries:
- the polm gene encoding DNA-directed DNA/RNA polymerase mu isoform X2; amino-acid sequence: MIPLKRRKLSLTVSQQNDTCKFPNVSIFILERKMGTSRRAFLTRLGRSKGFLIKETYSSSITHIVSENNSGDEVQAWLDNQTGQDTSSSVCLLDIRWFTESMEAGHPVTVQDRHTLQVNPKPNIDPAAMLMKSYACQRRTPLKHHNYFLTDALEILAQNAEYNDNEGRSVAFRRAASVLKALPYRVKSMEDLRSLPCLGDHSQRVIKEILEDGSSREVESTRRSEQYHAMKALTGIFGVGVRTADRWFREGLRSPDDLVRTGQQLNRAQQAGVQYYDDLQKPVTKAEADVISDIVEKAVHAVLPGAEIQLMGGFRRGKEVGHDVDFLITHPEEGKEEGLMPKITNWLEEQGLLLYQKTTRNSYLEKMDGPARAPSNMDRFERCFSIFKLQASAESCKSNSTASVQDVSTGSETERPSDQHSEASDWRAVRVDLVVSPYSQFAFATLGWTGSKLFERELRRWAGQEKHMSLSSHALYDSKQNQF
- the polm gene encoding DNA-directed DNA/RNA polymerase mu isoform X3, whose amino-acid sequence is MIPLKRRKLSLTVSQQNDTCKFPNVSIFILERKMGTSRRAFLTRLGRSKGFLIKETYSSSITHIVSENNSGDEVQAWLDNQTGQDTSSSVCLLDIRWFTESMEAGHPVTVQDRHTLQVNPKPNIDPAAMLMKSYACQRRTPLKHHNYFLTDALEILAQNAEYNDNEGRSVAFRRAASVLKALPYRVKSMEDLRSLPCLGDHSQRVIKEILEDGSSREVESTRRSEQYHAMKALTGIFGVGVRTADRWFREGLRSPDDLVRTGQQLNRAQQAGVQYYDDLQKPVTKAEADVISDIVEKAVHAVLPGAEIQLMGGFRRGKEVGHDVDFLITHPEEGKEEGLMPKITNWLEEQGLLLYQKTTRNSYLEKMDGPARAPSNMDRFERCFSIFKLQASAESCKSNSTASVQDVSTGSETERPSDQHSEASDWRAVRVDLVVSPYSQFAFATLGWTGSKLFERELRRWAGQEKHMSLSSHALYDSKQL
- the polm gene encoding DNA-directed DNA/RNA polymerase mu isoform X1, with amino-acid sequence MIPLKRRKLSLTVSQQNDTCKFPNVSIFILERKMGTSRRAFLTRLGRSKGFLIKETYSSSITHIVSENNSGDEVQAWLDNQTGQDTSSSVCLLDIRWFTESMEAGHPVTVQDRHTLQVNPKPNIDPAAMLMKSYACQRRTPLKHHNYFLTDALEILAQNAEYNDNEGRSVAFRRAASVLKALPYRVKSMEDLRSLPCLGDHSQRVIKEILEDGSSREVESTRRSEQYHAMKALTGIFGVGVRTADRWFREGLRSPDDLVRTGQQLNRAQQAGVQYYDDLQKPVTKAEADVISDIVEKAVHAVLPGAEIQLMGGFRRGKEVGHDVDFLITHPEEGKEEGLMPKITNWLEEQGLLLYQKTTRNSYLEKMDGPARAPSNMDRFERCFSIFKLQASAESCKSNSTASVQDVSTGSETERPSDQHSEASDWRAVRVDLVVSPYSQFAFATLGWTGSKLFERELRRWAGQEKHMSLSSHALYDSKQNLYLRAKTEEEIFAYLGLEFIPPSERNA
- the polm gene encoding DNA-directed DNA/RNA polymerase mu isoform X4 produces the protein MIPLKRRKLSLTVSQQNDTCKFPNVSIFILERKMGTSRRAFLTRLGRSKGFLIKETYSSSITHIVSENNSGDEVQAWLDNQTGQDTSSSVCLLDIRWFTESMEAGHPVTVQDRHTLQVNPKPNIDPAAMLMKSYACQRRTPLKHHNYFLTDALEILAQNAEYNDNEGRSVAFRRAASVLKALPYRVKSMEDLRSLPCLGDHSQRVIKEILEDGSSREVESTRRSEQYHAMKALTGIFGVGVRTADRWFREGLRSPDDLVRTGQQLNRAQQAGVQYYDDLQKPVTKAEADVISDIVEKAVHAVLPGAEIQLMGGFRRGKEVGHDVDFLITHPEEGKEEGLMPKITNWLEEQGLLLYQKTTRNSYLEKMDGPARAPSNMDRFERCFSIFKLQASAESCKSNSTASVQDVSTGSETERPSDQHSEASDWRAVRVDLVVSPYSQFAFATLGWTGSKLFERELRRWAGQEKHMSLSSHALYDSKQV